The following are encoded in a window of Chionomys nivalis chromosome X, mChiNiv1.1, whole genome shotgun sequence genomic DNA:
- the LOC130868012 gene encoding 60S acidic ribosomal protein P2 has product MRYVASYLLAALGGNSSPSAKDIKKILDSVGIEADDDRLNKVISELNGKNIEDVIAQGVGKLASVPAGGAVAVSAAPGSAAPAAGSAPAAAEEKKEEKKEESEESDDDMGFGLFD; this is encoded by the coding sequence ATGCGCTACGTCGCCTCTTATTTGCTTGCCGCCCTTGGGGGCAACTCCTCTCCTAGCGCCAAAGACATTAAGAAGATACTAGACAGCGTGGGCATCGAGGCGGACGATGACCGGCTCAACAAGGTCATCAGTGAACTGAATGGAAAAAACATTGAGGATGTCATCGCCCAGGGTGTTGGGAAACTTGCCAGTGTACCTGCTGGTggagctgtggctgtttctgcTGCCCCTGGCTCTGCAGCTCCTGCTGCTGGTTCTGCCCCCGCTGCagcagaggagaagaaagaagagaagaaggaggagtctGAAGAGTCGGATGATGACATGGGATTTGGCTTGTTTGATTAA
- the Gabrq gene encoding gamma-aminobutyric acid receptor subunit theta isoform X1, whose translation MGIRGLLRAAVLLLLIRTWLAESNDPSPTPKFHFEPSTSMPEVILDLFNCKNCANEAVVQKILDRVLSTYDVRLRPNFGGAPVPVSVSIYVSSIEQISEINMDYTITMFLHQTWKDTRLAYYETNQNLTLDYRMHEKLWVPDCYFVNSKNTFVHDVTVENRVFQLHPDGTVRYGMRLTTTAACSLDLQKFPLDKQACKLEVESYGYTVEDIVLSWEDENAIHITDELHIPQFTYLGRTITSKEVYFYTGSYMRLIVKFEVQREVRSYLVQVYWPTVLTTILSWISFWMNYDSSAARVTIGLSSILVLTTIDSHMRDKLPHISCIKAIDIYILVCLFFVFLSLLEYVYINYLFFSRGPRRNRRRCKKPRRVVARYRYQEVVVENVQDGLINVEDRVEDRAAPLPDSPMQAHLASQESLGSLVFTSEQAQLATSESLSPLSCTSIQAQLATGESLSDLPSTSQQTLNDCTIHLHGFLTNDSIIPIEICNHSEACDDEDSEESLSSDESHGHDSSPSGRLMFPSGQRCVQEASWDLDKIQSLQDDISIKSSWLGLDEPRKAEADSIWSLTDEELMACDREKDHSSESEESCPPSPGCSFSEGFSFQIFKPNRVPKVDRWSRFLFPLSFGLFNVVYWLYHIY comes from the exons CAAAAATTGTGCAAATGAAGCTGTGGTTCAAAAGATTTTGGACAGGGTGCTGTCAACATATGATGTCCGACTGAGACCAAATTTTGGAG GTGCCCCTGTGCCCGTGTCCGTATCTATCTATGTCTCCAGTATTGAACAGATCTCAGAAATAAATATG GACTACACAATCACTATGTTTTTGCATCAGACCTGGAAGGACACACGCTTAGCATACTATGAGACCAACCAGAACCTGACTCTGGACTATCGTATGCACGAGAAGCTATGGGTCCCTGACTGCTACTTTGTGAATAGCAAAAATACCTTTGTACATGATGTAACGGTGGAGAATCGTGTGTTTCAGCTCCACCCAGATGGGACAGTGCGATATGGCATGCG ACTCACCACAACAGCAGCCTGTTCCCTGGATCTGCAAAAATTCCCTTTGGACAAGCAAGCCTGCAAACTGGAGGTGGAGAGCT ATGGCTATACTGTGGAAGACATTGTATTATCCTGGGAAGATGAGAATGCCATCCACATTACTGATGAGCTGCACATCCCTCAGTTCACCTACCTGGGGAGGACAATTACCAGCAAGGAGGTGTATTTCTACACAG GTTCCTACATGCGCCTGATAGTGAAGTTCGAAGTTCAGAGGGAAGTCCGCAGCTACCTTGTGCAGGTCTATTGGCCCACGGTCCTCACCACCATTCTCTCCTGGATATCATTTTGGATGAACTATGATTCCTCTGCAGCCAGGGTGACAATTG GCTTATCTTCTATTCTTGTCCTGACTACGATCGACTCACATATGCGGGATAAACTCCCCCATATTTCCTGTATCAAAGCCATTGACATCTACATCCTTGTGTGCCTGTTCTTCGTATTCCTGTCCCTGCTGGAGTATGTCTACATCAACTACCTTTTCTTCAGCCGAGGACCTCGACGCAATCGCAGGAGAtgcaaaaaacccaggagggtTGTTGCCCGATACCGCTACCAAGAAGTGGTGGTGGAAAACGTGCAG GATGGCCTGATTAATGTGGAAGACAGAGTGGAGGACAGAGCTGCTCCCCTTCCTGACAGCCCCATGCAGGCTCATCTGGCAAGTCAGGAAAGTCTTGGATCCTTGGTGTTCACCTCAGAGCAGGCCCAACTGGCTACCTCGGAAAGCCTCAGCCCACTGTCTTGCACCTCAATCCAGGCACAACTGGCCACTGGAGAAAGCCTGAGTGatcttccctccacctctcagcAAACACTGAATGACTGTACCATCCACTTGCATGGCTTCCTCACTAATGACAGCATTATCCCCATCGAAATCTGCAACCATTCTGAGGCCTGTGATGACGAAGACTCTGAAGAGAGCCTAAGCTCTGATGAAAGCCATGGCCATGACAGCAGCCCCAGTGGAAGGCTCATGTTCCCCAGTGGCCAGAGGTGTGTGCAAGAAGCAAGTTGGGACCTTGATAAGATTCAGAGCTTACAGGATGACATCAGTATCAAGAGCAGCTGGCTTGGCCTTGATGAACCACGCAAGGCAGAAGCTGACAGTATCTGGAGCCTTACTGATGAGGAGCTCATGGCCTGTGACCGAGAGAAGGATCATAGCTCAGAGTCTGAGGAGAGTTGTCCCCCAAGCCCTGGGTGCTCCTTCAGTGAAGGGTTCTCTTTCCAGATCTTTAAGCCTAACCGGGTCCCGAAGGTTGATAGGTGGTCCcgtttcctcttccctctttcctttggGTTGTTCAATGTGGTTTACTGGTTGTACCACATCTATTAG
- the Gabrq gene encoding gamma-aminobutyric acid receptor subunit theta isoform X2, which translates to MGIRGLLRAAVLLLLIRTWLAESNDPSPTPKFHFEPSTSMPEVILDLFNCKNCANEAVVQKILDRVLSTYDVRLRPNFGGAPVPVSVSIYVSSIEQISEINMDYTITMFLHQTWKDTRLAYYETNQNLTLDYRMHEKLWVPDCYFVNSKNTFVHDVTVENRVFQLHPDGTVRYGMRLTTTAACSLDLQKFPLDKQACKLEVESYGYTVEDIVLSWEDENAIHITDELHIPQFTYLGRTITSKEVYFYTGSYMRLIVKFEVQREVRSYLVQVYWPTVLTTILSWISFWMNYDSSAARVTIGLSSILVLTTIDSHMRDKLPHISCIKAIDIYILVCLFFVFLSLLEYVYINYLFFSRGPRRNRRRCKKPRRVVARYRYQEVVVENVQDGLINVEDRVEDRAAPLPDSPMQAHLASQESLGSLVFTSEQAQLATSESLSPLSCTSIQAQLATGESLSDLPSTSQQTLNDCTIHLHGFLTNDSIIPIEICNHSEACDDEDSEESLSSDESHGHDSSPSGRLMFPSGQSA; encoded by the exons CAAAAATTGTGCAAATGAAGCTGTGGTTCAAAAGATTTTGGACAGGGTGCTGTCAACATATGATGTCCGACTGAGACCAAATTTTGGAG GTGCCCCTGTGCCCGTGTCCGTATCTATCTATGTCTCCAGTATTGAACAGATCTCAGAAATAAATATG GACTACACAATCACTATGTTTTTGCATCAGACCTGGAAGGACACACGCTTAGCATACTATGAGACCAACCAGAACCTGACTCTGGACTATCGTATGCACGAGAAGCTATGGGTCCCTGACTGCTACTTTGTGAATAGCAAAAATACCTTTGTACATGATGTAACGGTGGAGAATCGTGTGTTTCAGCTCCACCCAGATGGGACAGTGCGATATGGCATGCG ACTCACCACAACAGCAGCCTGTTCCCTGGATCTGCAAAAATTCCCTTTGGACAAGCAAGCCTGCAAACTGGAGGTGGAGAGCT ATGGCTATACTGTGGAAGACATTGTATTATCCTGGGAAGATGAGAATGCCATCCACATTACTGATGAGCTGCACATCCCTCAGTTCACCTACCTGGGGAGGACAATTACCAGCAAGGAGGTGTATTTCTACACAG GTTCCTACATGCGCCTGATAGTGAAGTTCGAAGTTCAGAGGGAAGTCCGCAGCTACCTTGTGCAGGTCTATTGGCCCACGGTCCTCACCACCATTCTCTCCTGGATATCATTTTGGATGAACTATGATTCCTCTGCAGCCAGGGTGACAATTG GCTTATCTTCTATTCTTGTCCTGACTACGATCGACTCACATATGCGGGATAAACTCCCCCATATTTCCTGTATCAAAGCCATTGACATCTACATCCTTGTGTGCCTGTTCTTCGTATTCCTGTCCCTGCTGGAGTATGTCTACATCAACTACCTTTTCTTCAGCCGAGGACCTCGACGCAATCGCAGGAGAtgcaaaaaacccaggagggtTGTTGCCCGATACCGCTACCAAGAAGTGGTGGTGGAAAACGTGCAG GATGGCCTGATTAATGTGGAAGACAGAGTGGAGGACAGAGCTGCTCCCCTTCCTGACAGCCCCATGCAGGCTCATCTGGCAAGTCAGGAAAGTCTTGGATCCTTGGTGTTCACCTCAGAGCAGGCCCAACTGGCTACCTCGGAAAGCCTCAGCCCACTGTCTTGCACCTCAATCCAGGCACAACTGGCCACTGGAGAAAGCCTGAGTGatcttccctccacctctcagcAAACACTGAATGACTGTACCATCCACTTGCATGGCTTCCTCACTAATGACAGCATTATCCCCATCGAAATCTGCAACCATTCTGAGGCCTGTGATGACGAAGACTCTGAAGAGAGCCTAAGCTCTGATGAAAGCCATGGCCATGACAGCAGCCCCAGTGGAAGGCTCATGTTCCCCAGTGGCCAGAG TGCATAA